The following proteins are encoded in a genomic region of Candidatus Marinarcus aquaticus:
- a CDS encoding GGDEF and EAL domain-containing protein, which yields MQRYITPYSFSIDDLSLNVVIYEHINDDFKLIDINKNALRDEGLEKESIIGHYITEIFPNIKEFGLFDALFEVYQSGEKKYFSFGYYNNHFISSWREIEIIKLNDDFIMVMYKNISARKSMEHKLTSLGIIVDNSFNEIYIINAKNYTITYCNKQAQQNIQYSYEEILNLHPWQIATQVRQEDFKKRLKINKKFIIFETQHQRKDGSYYDVEIRIQKIKIDKEAQYIAIVLDTSHKKAMEEQLSLSKEIIENVSEAIVVTTIDARIIDINPAYTRITGFKKEQMVGKNPSVLKSGRHSKEFYKEMWESLHTKGSWSGEIWDRKKTGEIFPKMLYINTIYDRYKQPKYYVGIFQDITHIKENEETLRRLAFYDPLTGLANRTNFESRLEHAINLNIRNNTSGALLLLDLDNFKMINDSLGHLVGDELLVQVAKRLEQIARKSDSLCRIGGDEFTIILSGPIELERIHLIAKRILKNVKEPYHIMGQEIFITTSMGITLFPDEGTHKLDVIKNADLAMYQAKNDKKDSYKFFKYEMNDRTLNFLRVESDLRKALNNDEILLHYQPKIDPYRKKVVSVEALVRWNHPKKGLVYPDEFLSIAESSGLINPMGEIILHKAMSEIKQLNEELKSQITVAINLSTKQFTDRNLKKYIFGLIKSLPFDVNLLELEITESLIMDNVEHAIELMHQFVKKGISISIDDFGTGYSSLNYLKKFPIKYLKIDRSFVKDITNDEDDKAIVSAVISMAKNLGIEVIAEGVETKEHEAFLMQHECNLCQGYYYSKPVDLKRLKAFILEYNQ from the coding sequence GTGCAAAGATATATCACCCCTTATAGTTTCAGTATCGATGATTTATCTTTAAACGTCGTCATATATGAACACATCAATGATGATTTTAAACTTATTGATATTAATAAAAACGCACTGCGCGATGAAGGTTTGGAAAAAGAGAGCATCATTGGTCATTATATTACAGAAATTTTCCCTAACATTAAAGAGTTTGGTCTGTTTGATGCTCTTTTTGAAGTCTATCAATCAGGAGAAAAAAAGTATTTCAGTTTTGGTTATTACAACAATCATTTTATCTCAAGTTGGCGAGAGATTGAAATTATAAAACTCAATGATGATTTTATCATGGTGATGTATAAAAACATCTCTGCACGTAAATCTATGGAGCATAAACTGACCTCACTGGGGATTATTGTAGATAACAGTTTCAATGAGATTTATATCATCAATGCAAAAAACTATACCATCACATATTGCAATAAACAAGCCCAACAAAATATTCAATACAGTTATGAAGAGATACTCAATCTTCATCCTTGGCAAATAGCCACACAAGTGAGGCAAGAAGATTTCAAAAAAAGATTGAAAATTAATAAAAAGTTTATCATTTTTGAAACCCAACACCAACGAAAAGATGGCTCTTATTATGACGTAGAAATACGTATTCAAAAAATTAAAATTGACAAAGAAGCCCAATATATAGCGATTGTTTTAGACACTTCTCATAAAAAAGCGATGGAAGAACAACTCTCTTTATCCAAAGAGATCATTGAAAACGTTTCTGAAGCCATTGTCGTGACGACCATAGATGCCAGAATTATTGACATTAACCCTGCGTATACCCGTATCACGGGTTTTAAAAAAGAGCAGATGGTAGGGAAAAATCCCAGTGTATTAAAATCAGGACGGCACAGCAAAGAGTTTTATAAAGAGATGTGGGAGAGTCTTCATACTAAAGGGTCTTGGAGCGGTGAAATTTGGGATCGAAAAAAGACGGGTGAAATTTTCCCAAAAATGTTGTATATCAATACGATTTATGATCGTTATAAACAACCAAAGTATTATGTGGGGATTTTTCAGGACATCACACATATTAAAGAGAATGAAGAGACTCTTAGGCGTCTGGCATTTTATGATCCATTAACGGGTTTAGCTAATCGTACCAACTTTGAATCACGATTGGAACATGCGATTAATCTCAATATTCGAAATAATACTTCGGGTGCACTGCTTTTATTAGACTTGGATAACTTTAAAATGATTAATGACAGCTTGGGTCACCTAGTAGGCGATGAACTGTTAGTGCAAGTAGCAAAAAGACTGGAACAAATTGCCAGAAAGAGTGATTCTTTATGTAGAATAGGGGGCGATGAATTTACGATTATTCTCTCTGGTCCCATTGAACTTGAACGCATTCATCTTATTGCCAAACGAATACTCAAAAATGTAAAAGAGCCTTACCATATTATGGGGCAAGAAATTTTTATTACAACGAGCATGGGAATCACACTCTTTCCCGATGAAGGCACACATAAACTTGATGTGATTAAAAATGCAGACTTGGCAATGTACCAAGCAAAAAATGATAAAAAAGACAGTTATAAATTTTTTAAATATGAGATGAATGACCGAACTTTGAACTTTTTAAGAGTAGAGAGTGATTTAAGAAAAGCACTTAATAATGATGAAATTCTTCTGCACTATCAGCCAAAAATTGACCCTTACAGAAAAAAAGTGGTCAGTGTTGAAGCACTTGTACGATGGAATCATCCTAAAAAAGGATTGGTTTATCCTGATGAGTTTCTCAGCATTGCTGAAAGCAGTGGTTTAATCAATCCTATGGGCGAAATTATTTTACATAAAGCCATGAGTGAAATCAAGCAACTCAATGAGGAGCTTAAGAGTCAAATCACTGTGGCGATTAACCTCTCAACAAAACAATTTACAGACAGAAACCTTAAAAAATATATTTTTGGATTAATTAAATCCCTTCCTTTTGATGTGAATCTTTTAGAGTTAGAGATTACAGAGAGTTTGATTATGGACAATGTCGAACATGCCATTGAACTCATGCATCAATTTGTTAAAAAAGGGATTTCTATTTCAATTGATGATTTTGGTACGGGGTATTCATCTTTGAATTACCTTAAAAAGTTTCCAATTAAGTACTTAAAAATTGACCGTTCATTTGTAAAAGACATCACAAATGATGAAGATGATAAGGCCATTGTAAGTGCAGTGATTTCAATGGCAAAAAATTTAGGTATTGAAGTGATTGCTGAAGGAGTTGAAACCAAAGAGCATGAAGCGTTTCTTATGCAACATGAGTGTAATTTGTGCCAAGGGTACTACTACAGTAAACCCGTTGATTTGAAAAGATTAAAGGCTTTTATTTTAGAATATAATCAGTAA
- a CDS encoding succinate dehydrogenase/fumarate reductase iron-sulfur subunit, producing the protein MKIKIERLNTQKNPQQFKQEYEVSSQRLLDALNEIKTTQDNTLTYRCGCGSGVCGSCAVQVNGVERLSCKTYINEGDVVSAIKRSEVIRDLVVNLEHQEKVLKTSHAYLEAYQEETITPQDEKLIDVQSNCILCQSCYSSCPVYEVNPDFLGPYALTRVLRYVNDKKEHQSRSKIDAIQSNGVWDCTLCGNCTMVCPQFIDPKTDIMNLRSKSVQAGYSDPNMNNMDFDSGFNTDFGFNPNGF; encoded by the coding sequence ATGAAAATAAAAATTGAACGATTGAATACACAAAAAAACCCTCAGCAATTTAAACAAGAGTATGAAGTCTCATCGCAACGACTTTTAGATGCTTTGAATGAAATCAAAACCACTCAAGACAACACCCTAACCTATCGTTGCGGCTGTGGAAGTGGCGTGTGTGGAAGTTGTGCCGTACAAGTCAATGGTGTAGAGAGGCTTTCATGTAAAACCTACATCAATGAAGGCGATGTCGTCTCTGCCATCAAACGAAGTGAAGTGATACGAGACTTAGTAGTTAACCTTGAACATCAAGAGAAAGTACTTAAAACCTCTCATGCTTATTTGGAAGCGTATCAAGAAGAAACCATTACCCCACAAGATGAAAAGCTTATTGATGTACAAAGCAACTGTATTTTGTGTCAAAGTTGCTACAGCTCATGTCCCGTGTATGAAGTCAACCCTGACTTTCTGGGGCCTTATGCCTTAACTCGAGTATTAAGATATGTCAATGATAAAAAAGAGCATCAAAGCAGGTCTAAAATTGATGCCATTCAAAGCAATGGGGTATGGGACTGTACTTTGTGTGGGAATTGCACGATGGTGTGTCCTCAATTCATTGACCCTAAAACCGATATCATGAATCTGCGCTCAAAGAGTGTCCAAGCAGGTTACAGTGACCCCAATATGAACAACATGGATTTTGACAGCGGTTTTAATACCGATTTTGGATTTAACCCCAATGGATTTTAA
- a CDS encoding TRAP transporter substrate-binding protein, producing MKRTWMILFMVCITVSSLFAAPRVYKLKMATTWGPTLSPLIDAAQNMAQLAEELSQGQLKIQIDTANKHKAPLGILDMVKGGQYDLGHTASYYWKGKDINTLPFTSMPFGLTAPEQYAWFYHGGGLELMQKVYARHNVLSFPGGSTGVQMGGWFRKEINSLDDLQGLKMRIPGFAGEIMARLGVQVTNIAPGELYMALETNAIDALEWVGPSMDIKMGFHKIAPFYYTGWHEPASEMQFLINQRVYKKLPEHLQKVLIAAIRLAAYDMYIQNYDMNAEAWQEMKKEYPNIKVETFSKPIMDAMKKANQDLVREMTSKNPLLKEVLDSQKAYIKKVREWSMMSDYLYLKDNLQ from the coding sequence ATGAAACGTACTTGGATGATACTTTTTATGGTTTGTATTACTGTCAGCTCTTTGTTTGCTGCACCACGTGTATACAAACTCAAAATGGCAACAACATGGGGACCAACACTCTCTCCACTGATTGATGCTGCACAGAACATGGCACAACTAGCTGAAGAGCTCTCGCAAGGCCAACTTAAAATACAAATAGATACGGCCAATAAACATAAAGCCCCTTTGGGTATTTTAGATATGGTTAAAGGTGGACAGTATGACTTAGGTCACACTGCTTCATATTATTGGAAAGGTAAAGATATTAATACCTTGCCATTTACCTCTATGCCCTTTGGATTAACAGCACCGGAGCAGTATGCATGGTTTTATCACGGGGGTGGTTTAGAGTTGATGCAAAAAGTTTATGCACGGCATAATGTTCTTTCGTTTCCTGGGGGAAGTACGGGCGTGCAAATGGGCGGATGGTTTCGAAAAGAGATTAACAGCTTAGATGATTTACAAGGTCTTAAAATGCGAATCCCTGGGTTTGCAGGTGAAATTATGGCACGCCTGGGTGTTCAAGTAACGAACATTGCTCCGGGTGAATTGTATATGGCTTTAGAGACCAATGCCATTGATGCATTGGAGTGGGTGGGCCCAAGTATGGATATCAAAATGGGATTTCATAAAATTGCCCCATTTTATTATACAGGATGGCATGAACCAGCCAGTGAAATGCAGTTTTTGATTAATCAACGAGTCTATAAGAAATTACCAGAACATTTGCAAAAAGTCTTAATCGCCGCTATTCGATTGGCTGCTTATGATATGTATATTCAAAATTATGATATGAATGCTGAGGCGTGGCAAGAGATGAAAAAAGAGTATCCAAATATCAAAGTGGAAACCTTTTCAAAACCTATTATGGATGCCATGAAAAAAGCCAATCAAGATTTGGTTCGTGAGATGACCTCTAAAAACCCATTGTTAAAAGAGGTATTGGATTCTCAAAAAGCCTATATAAAAAAGGTACGTGAGTGGTCAATGATGTCGGACTATCTCTATTTAAAAGATAATTTGCAGTAA
- a CDS encoding methyl-accepting chemotaxis protein, translating to MLKSLSIKAKLLLIVISSIVIVSVAMLIQSVLSLEETSDMVIEKFQKDAYETKETELQNYVSLAMKTIQSYYARTAPDKVKKEVETTLENQTNFILSIIEGKYKKYKGKIPDNQLKDMIKSSVEHSRYGETGYFWINDLDANIIMHPIKPALNGKNMSEYKDQAGKRIFFEFAKIAKEKGEGFVDYVWPKPGFDKPQLKVSYVKLFKPYNWVIGTGEYVDNVSEHLKKEALEAISNMKYGKDGYYWINDSHPKMVMHPIKPSLNGSDLTQNTDAKGKQHFVEMVKVANANAEGGLVRYWWEKPGKKGESIEKFSYVQKFEPWDWIIGTGAYVDNIEAKIAEMRAETQSQIERVIIRNCIIIFFIMIVLAFLMAMISNNAIFKPLNKFENGLLGFFKYLNKEQPDVDFLDDSAHDEIGTMAKIINQNLGKTKSLIEQDAALIADVTRVVDEIRKGYLHNRVEKETENESLQQLQNKLNEMLDNLETNIGRDTNIILNVLAQYGQLDFRDNIKEAQGKVEIAINNLAKIINQMLAENKENGLTLDASSNILLTNVDTLNRNSTETAAALEETAAALEEITSTIVNNTNNIATMAEYSNELSESIKVGQGLAASTVKAMDEINDQTEAIADAITVIDQIAFQTNILSLNAAVEAATAGEAGKGFAVVAQEVRNLAARSAEAAKEIKALVENATLKTNAGKDGADKMIQGYETLNSNIQKTTATINSIAEASKEQRIGIEQINDAVNQLDQQTQQNVAISNTTHSVAVQTDEIAKLVVSSANEKEFIGKDSVKAKSIVTDSTPKKPVKKESSSEKKEKKTEPKKEVEKKQPEKKTLTKPVEKFQSKKSAADDEWESF from the coding sequence GTGTTAAAATCACTTTCAATTAAAGCAAAATTATTGCTTATTGTTATCAGTTCCATTGTCATAGTCTCTGTAGCAATGCTGATTCAATCAGTACTTTCATTAGAAGAGACATCGGACATGGTCATTGAAAAATTCCAAAAAGATGCCTATGAGACCAAAGAGACTGAACTTCAAAACTACGTCTCTTTGGCAATGAAAACCATCCAATCGTATTATGCGAGAACGGCACCCGATAAGGTTAAAAAAGAGGTGGAAACCACTTTAGAGAACCAAACAAACTTTATCTTGTCCATCATCGAAGGTAAATATAAAAAATACAAAGGGAAAATTCCAGATAATCAACTCAAAGATATGATCAAATCTTCTGTTGAACACTCACGATATGGGGAAACAGGATATTTTTGGATCAATGACTTAGATGCAAACATCATCATGCACCCCATCAAACCTGCCCTTAATGGGAAAAATATGTCTGAATACAAAGACCAAGCAGGGAAACGAATCTTTTTTGAGTTCGCAAAAATTGCCAAAGAGAAAGGTGAAGGTTTTGTAGATTACGTATGGCCAAAACCTGGCTTTGATAAACCCCAACTTAAAGTATCATACGTAAAACTCTTTAAACCCTATAACTGGGTTATTGGAACAGGTGAATATGTTGATAATGTCAGTGAACACCTTAAAAAAGAGGCTTTAGAAGCTATCAGTAATATGAAGTATGGGAAAGATGGGTATTATTGGATTAATGACTCTCATCCTAAAATGGTCATGCACCCAATCAAACCCTCTTTAAATGGAAGTGATTTAACACAAAACACTGATGCCAAAGGGAAACAACACTTTGTTGAAATGGTCAAAGTTGCCAATGCGAATGCCGAAGGTGGTTTGGTGCGATATTGGTGGGAAAAACCAGGTAAAAAAGGTGAATCCATTGAAAAATTCTCATACGTCCAGAAGTTTGAACCGTGGGATTGGATTATTGGTACGGGGGCATATGTAGATAACATTGAAGCAAAAATTGCAGAGATGAGAGCTGAAACACAATCTCAAATTGAGCGTGTTATTATTAGAAACTGTATCATTATCTTTTTCATTATGATTGTGCTTGCCTTTTTAATGGCCATGATTTCAAATAATGCTATTTTTAAACCATTGAATAAGTTTGAAAATGGTCTACTTGGATTCTTTAAATATTTAAATAAAGAGCAACCTGACGTGGATTTCTTAGATGACAGTGCCCATGATGAGATTGGAACTATGGCTAAAATCATCAACCAAAATTTAGGTAAAACGAAATCTCTTATTGAACAAGATGCAGCTTTGATTGCAGATGTAACACGAGTAGTTGATGAGATTCGAAAAGGGTATTTACACAACAGAGTTGAAAAAGAGACTGAAAATGAATCGTTACAACAACTTCAAAATAAACTCAATGAGATGTTAGATAACCTTGAAACTAATATTGGACGAGATACCAATATCATTCTTAATGTACTGGCACAGTATGGTCAACTGGACTTCAGAGATAACATTAAAGAGGCACAAGGTAAAGTAGAGATTGCCATCAATAACTTAGCAAAAATCATCAACCAAATGTTGGCTGAGAATAAAGAAAATGGTCTGACACTGGATGCGAGCTCAAACATCTTATTAACCAACGTAGATACACTCAACCGTAACTCTACAGAAACAGCAGCGGCACTTGAAGAGACAGCTGCGGCACTCGAAGAGATCACAAGTACCATTGTCAATAACACCAACAACATTGCAACCATGGCAGAGTACTCAAATGAACTCTCTGAATCTATTAAAGTAGGACAAGGTTTAGCTGCTTCAACAGTGAAAGCAATGGATGAAATTAACGACCAAACTGAAGCAATTGCAGACGCCATTACGGTCATTGACCAAATTGCATTCCAAACCAATATTCTTTCACTGAATGCTGCAGTTGAAGCAGCAACAGCAGGTGAAGCGGGTAAAGGGTTTGCTGTGGTTGCTCAAGAGGTACGTAACCTTGCAGCCAGAAGTGCAGAAGCCGCAAAAGAAATCAAAGCACTGGTTGAAAATGCCACACTTAAAACCAATGCCGGTAAAGATGGTGCTGATAAAATGATTCAAGGATATGAAACCCTCAATTCAAATATTCAAAAAACAACAGCAACCATCAACTCCATTGCAGAGGCTTCTAAAGAGCAACGAATTGGTATCGAACAAATCAATGATGCAGTGAATCAACTCGATCAACAAACACAACAAAACGTTGCTATTTCTAATACAACTCACTCTGTTGCCGTTCAAACTGATGAAATTGCAAAACTGGTTGTCTCTTCAGCCAATGAAAAAGAGTTTATAGGAAAAGATTCTGTAAAAGCCAAAAGCATTGTGACAGATAGCACCCCTAAAAAACCAGTGAAAAAAGAGTCTTCTTCTGAGAAAAAAGAGAAAAAAACTGAACCTAAAAAAGAGGTTGAAAAAAAACAACCAGAGAAAAAAACACTCACCAAACCTGTAGAAAAATTCCAAAGCAAAAAAAGTGCTGCTGATGATGAGTGGGAAAGCTTCTAA
- a CDS encoding D-2-hydroxyacid dehydrogenase, with protein MKIVFLDRSTLGEDIPLSFFNDLGEVVSYDITQPEQTINRLQDADVVVTNKVVINKEVMDKTSLKLICVSATGTNNIDMQYAQDKGIMVKNVAGYSTHSVAQVTLSLVLDFVQHLNYYKKYVNNQQWQISPIFTHIGQPFHEINNKKWGIIGLGTIGTQVATIAQAMGAKVCYYSTSGTNHNKEIPSCSLEELLSSCDIITIHAPLNDATLNLLNKENLPFLKEKSIVINVGRGGIINEEDLAQFIDTKEVYFGLDVVSREPIEANNPLLTIQHKERLTITPHVAWSSIEAREALVKMVYNNIAEFKKAHV; from the coding sequence ATGAAGATTGTATTCTTAGACCGTTCTACACTAGGAGAGGATATCCCTTTATCATTTTTTAATGATTTGGGAGAAGTGGTAAGTTATGACATCACTCAGCCTGAACAAACCATTAATCGTCTACAAGATGCCGATGTTGTTGTAACAAATAAAGTAGTAATCAACAAAGAAGTAATGGATAAAACCTCTCTTAAACTCATCTGTGTCAGTGCAACGGGTACAAACAACATTGACATGCAATATGCCCAAGATAAAGGAATTATGGTTAAAAATGTGGCAGGGTATTCCACACACTCAGTGGCTCAAGTCACCCTCTCATTGGTTTTAGATTTTGTTCAACACTTGAATTATTATAAAAAGTATGTCAACAACCAACAATGGCAAATCTCACCTATATTTACGCACATTGGTCAACCCTTTCATGAAATCAACAATAAGAAGTGGGGAATCATTGGTTTGGGTACCATTGGTACACAAGTTGCAACGATAGCTCAAGCAATGGGTGCAAAAGTGTGTTACTACTCCACATCTGGAACCAATCATAACAAAGAGATTCCCTCTTGCAGTTTAGAAGAGCTCTTAAGCAGTTGCGATATTATCACCATACATGCGCCTTTAAATGATGCAACACTGAACTTACTCAATAAAGAAAATCTGCCTTTTTTAAAAGAGAAAAGCATAGTAATCAATGTAGGACGTGGTGGCATCATCAATGAAGAGGATTTGGCACAGTTTATCGATACAAAAGAGGTCTACTTTGGATTGGACGTTGTTTCACGTGAACCAATTGAAGCAAACAATCCATTATTAACCATTCAACATAAAGAGAGATTGACCATCACACCACATGTTGCATGGTCATCGATTGAAGCAAGAGAGGCATTAGTAAAAATGGTTTATAACAATATTGCAGAGTTTAAAAAGGCGCATGTATGA
- a CDS encoding PhoH family protein: MTFEKYYVLDTNILLEDATNIFKLSDNNNNLLILPETVLDEIDSKKSGFDEINFQAREFARTLENATIESSISIEEHKIVRLKVLDKTGAMIDIISKDEYVANSKNVAINIFNDRKILEIASFANVYYEKPVVFLSLDIMARTRALSMDIQTDALFGTKSDFNFEFHKEVVVPFEEIEFLENSDITQYDPDYQCYNFTYSFKVKSSDQIILAGVQNGKVRLLDEGEIRDQIITPLNMEQLFFCNAILQHYYNVLIVEAKAGSGKTLLALSGALKLIRRKEFQRIIYIRNSIESLDKGEDIGYLPGYEEKFKIYNHPLMDSLDYIIRSDHKKRHSNKKESTYEPLEDAEVTTRIEQLIANYNIETMWVGEMRGRTLSNAFVIIDEAQNMSNKTMQMVLSRIDSSCKVIVLGSNMQIDNFYVNKYTNALTTLLKSTQQESDLVKLFAVKLKKVLRGPITEWAESIFSTENK, translated from the coding sequence ATGACGTTTGAAAAGTATTATGTTTTAGATACCAATATTCTGCTTGAAGATGCAACCAATATCTTCAAGCTCTCTGATAACAATAACAATCTTCTTATACTTCCTGAAACCGTTTTAGATGAGATTGACAGCAAAAAAAGTGGATTTGATGAAATCAACTTTCAAGCAAGAGAGTTTGCTCGAACGTTAGAGAATGCAACCATAGAGAGTTCTATCAGTATTGAAGAGCATAAAATTGTACGCCTTAAGGTATTAGATAAAACAGGTGCTATGATTGATATCATCTCAAAAGATGAATATGTTGCCAACTCTAAAAATGTGGCCATTAATATTTTTAATGACCGAAAAATATTAGAAATCGCCTCTTTTGCAAATGTCTACTATGAAAAACCAGTCGTTTTTTTATCACTTGACATTATGGCTCGTACACGAGCACTTTCAATGGACATTCAAACCGATGCTCTCTTTGGAACAAAAAGTGATTTTAATTTTGAGTTTCATAAAGAGGTGGTGGTGCCTTTTGAAGAGATTGAGTTTTTAGAAAACAGTGATATCACACAGTATGACCCCGATTACCAATGCTATAACTTCACCTACAGTTTTAAAGTTAAAAGCTCAGATCAAATCATTTTAGCTGGGGTTCAAAATGGAAAAGTTCGTCTGCTTGATGAGGGTGAAATACGAGATCAAATCATCACACCACTCAACATGGAACAACTTTTCTTCTGTAATGCCATCTTACAGCACTACTACAACGTTTTAATCGTTGAAGCCAAGGCTGGGTCAGGAAAAACCCTTTTGGCCCTTAGTGGTGCTTTAAAACTCATCAGACGTAAAGAGTTTCAACGTATCATCTATATCCGTAACTCCATTGAGTCTTTGGATAAAGGAGAGGACATTGGATATCTTCCTGGTTATGAGGAAAAATTCAAGATTTATAACCACCCTTTGATGGACAGTTTGGATTATATCATTCGAAGTGACCATAAAAAAAGACACAGTAATAAAAAAGAGAGTACCTATGAACCTTTAGAAGATGCTGAAGTGACCACGCGTATTGAACAACTCATTGCCAACTATAACATTGAAACCATGTGGGTGGGTGAAATGAGAGGACGTACGCTTTCAAATGCTTTTGTCATCATTGATGAAGCGCAAAACATGTCAAATAAAACCATGCAAATGGTACTTTCAAGAATTGATTCCAGTTGTAAAGTGATTGTGCTTGGAAGTAACATGCAAATTGACAACTTTTACGTCAATAAATACACCAATGCTTTAACCACTCTGCTTAAATCGACTCAACAAGAAAGTGATTTGGTTAAACTCTTTGCCGTTAAACTTAAAAAAGTACTTCGAGGCCCAATTACAGAGTGGGCAGAGTCAATCTTTTCTACAGAAAATAAATAG
- a CDS encoding FAD-dependent oxidoreductase — protein sequence MIDVLVVGSGGAGLSAALHAKKEGANVLVVSKTYPTHSQTCQAQGGMNAVITEQDRVENHVHDTLKSSHGLGEEATIQSMCEDAKPIIEWLDELGVPFTRTSEGKIAQRKMGGASHSRSCYSADYTGLKILHTLYDTALKENIEFLNEHMILNIIVENEQAVGITAMDLKTSQVKEILAKTVILATGGYISIYNGFNTNSNATTGDGVAAALRAGAKLSNMEFIQFHPTAIKGANVLISESARGEGGYLVDDKGERFVDELKPRDVVARAIYDKMHQDKTVYLDLRHLGLDKINEVMPQERRLAMQFAHVKIEEELLPINPAAHYCMGGVFINDRSETTRENLYACGECAQSNVHGANRLGGNSLLEILSFGKKAGTEAALKARNTQYLTKEDTQQYQSDKNFIAQVFHLPNQIDFYDKKAFMGKIFFRNVGLYRNDINMKAVLSQVRQWQKEFMFMGITDKCTIYNRNLVEFIEFGNMLELSEVVVISAISRCESRGAHYREDHPMEVESYAKNSIAYRYDNTLAVEFKG from the coding sequence ATGATCGATGTTCTGGTTGTAGGTTCAGGAGGTGCGGGACTTTCTGCAGCGTTACATGCAAAAAAAGAGGGAGCCAATGTCCTTGTTGTATCTAAAACCTACCCTACTCACTCACAAACATGTCAGGCACAAGGCGGTATGAATGCTGTTATCACTGAGCAAGACAGAGTTGAAAACCATGTACACGATACGTTGAAGTCTTCTCATGGCTTAGGGGAAGAAGCCACCATTCAAAGCATGTGTGAAGATGCCAAACCCATTATTGAATGGTTAGATGAACTGGGTGTGCCTTTTACACGAACCAGTGAGGGGAAAATTGCACAAAGAAAAATGGGCGGAGCCAGTCACAGTCGTTCATGTTACAGTGCGGACTATACAGGGCTTAAAATTCTACATACGCTTTATGATACAGCACTTAAAGAGAACATTGAGTTCCTGAATGAACACATGATTCTAAACATCATTGTAGAAAATGAACAAGCCGTGGGAATCACAGCCATGGATTTAAAAACCTCACAAGTTAAAGAGATCCTTGCTAAAACGGTTATCTTGGCAACAGGAGGCTATATATCTATTTATAATGGGTTTAATACCAACTCCAATGCCACAACGGGTGATGGCGTTGCTGCAGCGTTACGAGCGGGTGCAAAACTTTCAAATATGGAGTTTATACAATTTCACCCAACCGCTATAAAAGGGGCGAATGTGCTTATCAGTGAGAGTGCACGAGGAGAAGGCGGTTATTTGGTTGATGACAAGGGTGAGCGTTTTGTGGATGAATTAAAGCCACGAGATGTGGTCGCACGCGCTATTTATGACAAAATGCATCAAGACAAAACTGTTTATTTGGACTTACGACATTTAGGATTGGATAAAATCAATGAGGTCATGCCACAAGAGAGACGTTTGGCCATGCAGTTTGCGCATGTAAAAATTGAAGAGGAGTTGCTTCCTATTAACCCAGCAGCTCACTACTGTATGGGTGGGGTATTTATCAATGACAGAAGTGAAACCACACGTGAAAACCTCTATGCTTGTGGAGAGTGTGCACAAAGCAATGTACATGGAGCAAACCGTTTAGGAGGAAACTCTCTTTTAGAGATTCTCTCTTTTGGTAAAAAAGCAGGAACTGAAGCTGCATTAAAAGCTCGTAATACGCAATATCTTACAAAAGAGGATACTCAACAGTATCAAAGCGATAAAAACTTTATTGCACAAGTGTTTCATCTGCCCAATCAAATTGATTTTTATGATAAAAAAGCATTTATGGGAAAAATATTTTTCAGAAATGTTGGTCTGTACCGAAATGACATCAACATGAAAGCAGTACTTTCACAGGTACGTCAATGGCAAAAAGAGTTTATGTTTATGGGAATTACGGATAAGTGCACTATCTATAACCGTAATTTAGTCGAGTTTATTGAGTTTGGAAACATGCTCGAACTCTCTGAAGTGGTTGTTATCAGTGCCATCAGTCGTTGTGAAAGCAGAGGGGCACACTACAGAGAAGACCACCCCATGGAAGTGGAATCGTATGCTAAGAATTCGATTGCTTATCGATACGACAACACGCTAGCTGTAGAGTTTAAAGGATAA